From Paenibacillus sp. PK3_47, the proteins below share one genomic window:
- a CDS encoding TrkA family potassium uptake protein has translation MKPQQFVVIGLGRFGASLALELMTMGYEVLGIDHQEERVEEMTGQLTHAVMADATDEGILRSLGVRNFDCGIVAIGDNMERSILAAILLKELGVKQVVAKAISILHGRALSKLGVDRVIFPERDMGIRVAHQLVTPNLLDYFEISKDYKVVELTVPSCMDGKSLSDLNTRAKYGCSIIALNRSDGIIVAPTAHDYVNEGDIMVVIGSNESIEEFEEEAVNAE, from the coding sequence ATGAAACCACAGCAGTTTGTTGTGATCGGCCTGGGCCGCTTCGGTGCCAGTCTGGCGCTTGAATTGATGACTATGGGCTATGAAGTGCTTGGCATCGATCATCAGGAAGAGCGGGTCGAGGAAATGACCGGACAGCTGACGCATGCAGTGATGGCCGATGCTACAGATGAAGGGATTCTGCGTTCGCTTGGTGTGCGTAACTTTGACTGCGGCATCGTCGCGATCGGGGACAATATGGAGCGCAGCATTCTGGCGGCGATTCTGCTCAAGGAGCTCGGTGTGAAACAGGTGGTGGCCAAAGCCATTTCCATTCTGCACGGGCGCGCATTGTCGAAGCTGGGGGTGGACAGGGTTATTTTTCCGGAGCGGGATATGGGCATCCGGGTGGCGCATCAGCTGGTGACTCCGAATCTGCTGGATTATTTTGAGATATCGAAGGATTACAAAGTAGTTGAACTGACCGTGCCCTCCTGTATGGACGGCAAAAGCCTCTCTGATCTCAATACACGGGCAAAATACGGGTGCAGCATTATTGCCCTGAACCGCAGCGACGGGATTATCGTGGCGCCTACCGCACATGATTATGTGAATGAGGGCGATATTATGGTTGTCATCGGCTCTAATGAGAGTATTGAAGAGTTTGAGGAGGAGGCAGTGAACGCGGAGTAG
- a CDS encoding TrkH family potassium uptake protein: MASPFNKITGIRILKLSPPQILVAGFAAVILIGTLLLMLPVSSVSGLPMRFTDALFTATSATCVTGLVVVDTGTYFSTFGQTVILLLIQIGGLGFMTMATLFALLLRRKISLRDRLILQEAMNQSSIEGIVRLIRKVLLYSLVIEAGAASVLTLRWAFDMPFGRALYYGVFHAVSMFNNAGFDLFGEYRSLTGYVSDPVVNLVVLFLIVSGGIGFIVMSDLVDYRKKRRLLLHTKVVLSMTAALLLTGTAVIFIFEFTNPRTLGALDLGGKLWAAFFQSATPRTAGANTVDIAGLRQATQFFIIILMFIGASPGSTGGGIKTTTFTLMVGAVISMLRGREDIVLFRYRLAQERVFKALTIALLALLLIVTVSMVLSTTEQRPFLMILFETTSAFATVGLSMGLTPELTEIGKVLLCLTMFAGRLGLLTLAFALGPKQGKPLYKYPEGKMIIG, from the coding sequence TTGGCTTCACCATTTAACAAAATAACCGGAATCAGAATCCTGAAGCTGTCTCCGCCGCAGATTCTCGTTGCCGGCTTCGCCGCTGTTATACTGATCGGTACCCTGCTGCTGATGCTGCCTGTATCCAGTGTCTCTGGGCTTCCCATGCGGTTCACTGATGCGCTGTTTACCGCGACGTCTGCGACCTGTGTTACCGGGCTGGTGGTGGTGGATACGGGGACCTATTTCAGCACTTTCGGGCAGACCGTCATCCTGCTGCTGATTCAAATCGGAGGCCTGGGGTTTATGACGATGGCGACCTTGTTCGCTCTTCTGCTGAGACGCAAAATCTCACTGCGTGACCGGCTGATCCTGCAGGAAGCGATGAACCAGAGTTCGATCGAGGGCATCGTGCGGCTGATCCGAAAGGTGCTGCTGTATTCGCTTGTTATAGAAGCCGGGGCAGCTTCCGTGCTTACGCTCCGGTGGGCCTTTGACATGCCGTTTGGCCGGGCGCTGTATTACGGTGTTTTTCACGCCGTATCCATGTTCAATAATGCGGGGTTCGATTTGTTCGGAGAATACCGCAGTCTGACCGGATATGTCAGCGATCCTGTTGTCAATCTTGTCGTTTTGTTCCTGATTGTGTCCGGGGGCATCGGTTTTATTGTGATGTCGGATTTGGTGGATTACCGTAAAAAGCGCAGGCTGCTGCTGCATACCAAAGTGGTGCTGTCCATGACTGCAGCGCTTCTGCTGACCGGAACTGCAGTGATTTTTATTTTTGAATTTACAAATCCCCGTACACTCGGGGCATTGGATCTCGGGGGCAAACTATGGGCTGCCTTCTTTCAATCGGCCACGCCGCGGACAGCCGGGGCTAATACAGTGGATATTGCCGGGCTGCGCCAGGCTACACAGTTTTTTATTATCATTCTGATGTTCATCGGGGCTTCGCCCGGCTCAACCGGCGGGGGGATCAAGACCACTACCTTTACTCTAATGGTCGGCGCGGTCATTTCCATGCTGCGCGGGCGCGAGGATATCGTATTGTTCCGTTACCGTCTGGCACAGGAGCGAGTGTTCAAGGCGCTGACTATCGCCCTGCTGGCCCTGCTCCTGATCGTAACGGTATCCATGGTGCTCTCCACGACGGAACAGCGTCCGTTCTTAATGATTCTGTTCGAAACTACTTCGGCATTCGCCACTGTAGGTCTAAGTATGGGGCTGACACCGGAATTAACGGAGATCGGGAAAGTTTTGCTCTGCCTCACGATGTTCGCCGGACGGCTCGGCCTGCTGACGCTGGCGTTTGCGCTGGGGCCGAAACAGGGTAAACCATTGTATAAGTATCCGGAAGGTAAAATGATAATTGGATAG
- a CDS encoding CPBP family intramembrane glutamic endopeptidase, which produces MNSVGQPLQQRPLTTRLILMGILGLVVFVMFQVAPQLLAGTSGTNTKVISKAEAREQAAAFAARQLGHTETAEDKWTVSYRTDSAFYGYMSREKLLEDYTKRKLDQSYPFDVFHAVLHSPDGADALFAIDLNMYTGKVVAFAAGAHADSGEGLDYGEAPASALEGNRSGVLRSDGLTLVQKESLALPWLKLWGANPASLQIESNTDGYGLVYSDSSVKVGESPLRYNFNFQNGEVSYFQAGFSAPAWHVTYVEDQTSLAERLTLLGYGLPTLALGILALIYSILRRESTSFKRGIFLSSVHFLIMMVSTYNSLPESGDHSPEARVTAVVLFIIYTLYSLLMSSLLYFSLVGGDGLWRQEEGLNPWARAKEPGYGKFVLDSMRIGYVWAFILLGVQTVLFIILSLTLDNWSTTDAGQSPYNMRYAWLLPVVAWLAGLSEEAVYRLFGIRMLKKIVRSTFVASLITTVIWAFGHTLYPIYPISSRPLELTVIGLLFSYIFLRHGFIAVMFSHVVFDSILMGATLIFMQGTVNIGAGIVTIVLPFIVGYIVYRFNPPTKPDRPEPSAPAGNLM; this is translated from the coding sequence ATGAATTCCGTCGGCCAGCCCTTACAGCAGCGGCCTCTTACCACAAGGCTCATCCTCATGGGTATTCTGGGTCTAGTTGTATTTGTGATGTTCCAGGTGGCTCCCCAGCTCCTCGCCGGTACCTCAGGAACCAATACGAAAGTTATCAGCAAAGCTGAAGCGCGGGAGCAGGCTGCCGCCTTTGCAGCCCGGCAGCTTGGGCATACGGAGACCGCAGAGGACAAGTGGACGGTAAGTTACCGTACAGACTCTGCCTTTTACGGCTACATGTCCCGGGAAAAGCTCCTTGAGGACTATACCAAAAGAAAGCTCGACCAGTCTTACCCGTTTGATGTATTTCATGCAGTACTACATAGCCCGGACGGAGCGGATGCGCTCTTCGCTATTGATCTAAATATGTATACGGGAAAAGTTGTCGCTTTCGCTGCGGGGGCTCATGCCGATTCCGGCGAAGGGCTGGATTACGGGGAAGCGCCTGCATCTGCGCTTGAGGGCAATCGATCCGGTGTGCTCCGCAGCGACGGCCTCACGCTGGTGCAGAAGGAAAGCCTCGCCCTCCCCTGGCTTAAGCTATGGGGTGCAAATCCTGCCAGCCTGCAGATTGAGTCCAATACGGACGGATACGGTCTTGTCTACAGTGACAGCTCGGTCAAAGTCGGGGAATCTCCGCTGCGCTACAATTTCAACTTCCAGAATGGAGAGGTCTCCTATTTTCAGGCCGGATTCTCTGCTCCTGCCTGGCATGTGACCTATGTAGAGGACCAGACCTCGCTGGCCGAGCGGCTGACTCTGCTGGGATATGGCCTGCCCACACTCGCACTGGGCATTCTGGCGCTGATCTACAGCATTTTGCGCAGGGAGAGCACTTCCTTTAAGCGCGGAATCTTCCTCAGCTCCGTTCATTTTCTTATTATGATGGTCAGCACCTACAATTCGCTGCCCGAATCCGGCGACCACAGCCCGGAAGCCCGGGTCACGGCTGTAGTTCTGTTCATTATTTATACGCTGTACAGCCTGCTGATGTCCTCGCTGCTCTACTTCTCACTGGTTGGCGGTGATGGTCTATGGCGCCAGGAGGAAGGCCTGAACCCGTGGGCGCGTGCCAAAGAGCCCGGCTACGGTAAATTTGTGCTGGACAGTATGCGTATAGGTTATGTATGGGCGTTCATTCTGCTCGGTGTGCAGACGGTCCTGTTCATTATTCTCTCGCTGACGCTGGACAACTGGTCCACCACGGATGCGGGCCAGTCGCCTTACAACATGAGATATGCCTGGCTGCTGCCGGTTGTTGCCTGGCTGGCCGGTCTGTCCGAGGAAGCGGTGTACCGCCTGTTCGGCATCCGGATGCTCAAAAAAATCGTACGCAGCACGTTTGTCGCCTCGCTGATCACTACCGTGATCTGGGCCTTCGGGCATACGCTGTATCCGATCTATCCGATCAGCTCGCGTCCGCTTGAGCTGACGGTGATCGGCCTGCTGTTCAGCTATATTTTCCTGCGCCACGGCTTCATTGCCGTCATGTTCAGCCATGTGGTGTTCGACAGCATTCTGATGGGAGCCACGCTGATTTTCATGCAGGGTACAGTAAATATCGGAGCCGGTATTGTCACGATTGTCCTGCCGTTTATCGTCGGATACATCGTCTACCGCTTCAATCCCCCGACAAAACCTGACCGGCCCGAACCCTCCGCTCCGGCAGGCAATCTGATGTAA
- the uvrC gene encoding excinuclease ABC subunit UvrC, translating to MDYMDNIRNKLALLPDLPGCYLMKNEEGTIIYVGKAKVLKNRVRSYFTGSHNGKTQRLVANIVDFEYIVTSSNMEALILECNLIKKHMPRYNVLLKDDKTFPYLKITNEAHPRLEVTRRVIKDKAKYFGPYPNAYAAHQTKKLLDRMYPLRKCGVMPKEICLYYHMGQCLAPCEKEVPKSAYDEIIQSISSFLGGGHEAVKKDLQKKMEEAAEELYFERAKELRDQIIHIDALMEKQKINTADTKDRDVFGYAVDKGWMCVQILYMRQGKMIQRHSSVFPFYGEAYSDFMSYVTQYYSENPALPQEILLPEVLGESGGKSKPPEAEGTAEMPNAEALLKEEDEQETEAAAEEVSGAAGEDEDAAGREGAAAESGAAAITGGEGEGVEAGAAGNVDAAGGAAALQQWLGVKVLVPQRGLKKQMVGMACKNSSVALDEKFRLIERDEERTSGAALSLGQSLGLESLNRIEAFDNSNIQGSNPVSAMVVFIDGKPARKEYRKYKVRSVQGPDDYETMREVIRRRYERVLKEDLPQPDLIVVDGGKGQISSAIDILQNELGLYIPVCGLVKDDKHKTAQLLIGDSAEPVPLARDSQEFYLLQRIQDEVHRFAITFHREQRAKSMVTSKLDSIPGIGEKRRKALLKHFGSLKKIKEASIEDFRPLSIGEKLAGQILEALRDEEPSV from the coding sequence ATGGACTATATGGATAATATCCGCAACAAGCTGGCGCTGCTGCCTGACCTGCCCGGGTGCTATCTGATGAAGAATGAAGAAGGCACCATTATTTATGTGGGCAAGGCCAAGGTGCTGAAGAACCGTGTGCGTTCCTATTTTACAGGCAGCCATAACGGTAAAACACAGCGGCTTGTCGCCAACATTGTTGATTTTGAATATATCGTTACCTCCAGCAATATGGAAGCACTCATTTTGGAGTGCAACCTGATCAAGAAGCATATGCCGCGTTATAATGTGCTGCTGAAGGATGACAAGACGTTCCCGTATTTAAAAATTACGAATGAAGCTCATCCGCGCCTTGAGGTTACACGCCGGGTGATTAAAGATAAAGCCAAATATTTCGGTCCGTACCCGAATGCTTACGCGGCCCATCAGACGAAAAAGCTGCTGGACCGGATGTATCCGCTGCGTAAATGCGGTGTGATGCCGAAGGAGATTTGTCTGTATTACCATATGGGCCAATGTCTGGCGCCTTGTGAGAAAGAAGTGCCGAAGTCCGCGTATGATGAGATCATTCAGAGCATTTCTTCTTTTCTCGGGGGCGGCCACGAAGCGGTGAAAAAGGATCTCCAGAAGAAAATGGAGGAAGCCGCGGAGGAGCTGTATTTCGAGCGGGCCAAGGAGCTGCGTGATCAGATCATCCATATCGATGCCCTGATGGAGAAGCAGAAGATCAATACTGCAGATACGAAGGACCGCGATGTGTTCGGTTATGCGGTGGATAAGGGCTGGATGTGTGTGCAGATCCTGTATATGCGGCAGGGTAAAATGATCCAGCGCCACTCTTCCGTGTTTCCGTTCTATGGCGAGGCCTACAGCGACTTTATGTCTTATGTGACCCAATACTACAGCGAGAATCCGGCATTGCCGCAGGAGATTCTGCTTCCGGAAGTGCTGGGTGAAAGCGGGGGCAAGTCGAAGCCGCCTGAAGCGGAAGGCACCGCAGAGATGCCTAACGCAGAGGCCCTGCTCAAGGAAGAGGATGAGCAGGAGACGGAAGCGGCGGCAGAGGAGGTGTCCGGTGCAGCTGGTGAGGATGAAGATGCCGCCGGGCGTGAAGGGGCTGCGGCGGAATCCGGGGCAGCAGCTATTACAGGAGGCGAAGGTGAAGGAGTTGAGGCCGGGGCAGCAGGCAATGTGGATGCGGCAGGCGGAGCGGCTGCCCTGCAGCAGTGGCTGGGCGTGAAGGTGCTGGTGCCGCAGCGCGGACTGAAGAAGCAGATGGTCGGCATGGCCTGCAAGAACAGCAGTGTGGCGCTGGACGAGAAGTTCCGGCTCATTGAACGGGACGAGGAGCGTACTTCCGGTGCAGCACTCAGCCTCGGGCAAAGCCTGGGCCTGGAGTCGCTGAACCGTATTGAGGCGTTCGATAACTCCAACATCCAGGGGAGTAATCCGGTCTCTGCCATGGTCGTGTTCATTGACGGCAAGCCTGCCCGGAAGGAATACCGCAAATATAAAGTCCGTTCCGTGCAGGGACCGGATGACTACGAAACGATGCGTGAGGTTATCCGGCGGCGTTATGAACGGGTGCTGAAGGAAGATCTGCCGCAGCCGGATCTGATCGTGGTCGACGGCGGGAAGGGGCAGATCTCCTCGGCCATTGATATTTTGCAGAACGAGCTGGGATTGTACATCCCTGTGTGCGGTCTGGTCAAGGACGATAAGCATAAGACGGCCCAGCTGCTGATCGGCGATTCCGCTGAGCCGGTACCGCTGGCGCGGGACAGCCAGGAATTCTACCTGCTGCAGCGTATTCAGGATGAGGTGCACCGTTTTGCGATCACGTTCCACCGTGAGCAGCGCGCCAAATCGATGGTTACCTCCAAGCTGGACTCCATTCCCGGCATCGGCGAGAAGCGGCGGAAGGCGCTGCTGAAGCATTTTGGCTCGCTGAAGAAGATCAAGGAGGCCTCCATCGAGGATTTCCGTCCGCTCTCCATCGGTGAGAAGCTGGCCGGACAAATCCTGGAGGCACTTAGGGATGAGGAGCCGTCGGTATAA
- the trxA gene encoding thioredoxin has translation MAIVNVSDQTFGNEVEGQGTVVVDFWAPWCGPCKMLAPILDELSSELGDSVKIAKLNVDENPETASRFGVMSIPTLIFFKDGQPVDKVVGLNSKESLKNIVAKHQ, from the coding sequence ATGGCTATCGTGAACGTGTCTGACCAAACTTTCGGCAACGAAGTGGAAGGTCAAGGTACTGTAGTAGTAGATTTCTGGGCACCTTGGTGCGGCCCTTGCAAAATGCTTGCCCCTATCCTGGATGAACTGTCCAGCGAACTTGGAGACAGCGTAAAAATTGCTAAGCTGAACGTGGATGAGAACCCGGAAACGGCTTCCCGCTTTGGCGTAATGAGTATCCCTACATTGATCTTCTTCAAAGACGGTCAACCGGTGGACAAAGTCGTTGGACTGAACTCCAAGGAATCCCTGAAGAATATTGTAGCTAAGCATCAATAA